TTACCTGAGATGGTAGAGGTAGCCACTCTCCACATTTGGAACCAGACGTATGGACCCCAGGTCAACTTTGACTATAATCAGAGATGCAGAGTGATCAAAAGCTGAAGATGTTCAGAAAAGAAGCAACTGAAATGACTTTAACATACTCACTGGATCCCCTTTACTTAAAGTCTTCGCTTTCTCTggttcttcttcctcctcttcatcgGTACTGTACTCTTCCATGGTTTCACCAGATGCAAAGTAGATTGTTCTGCGAGGAATCTTCGGCTTCTTTTTACCCAGATCTCCAAGTTCAACATTTTCATACTCCTTCTCCACTGTAGAACTCTAAACCAGCAGAGAAATGTACAacgttacatttaaatttaatttatcaaGAACATTACACACTGTTTCAGAGAGATAAATAAACCTACATTAAACTACATTACTAAATCTTAATATCACATTTctctattgtaatatttaattagataaatgGCCCTACATTATGTTTATCAAGCTAGTTTCATCGCTAGACTAAGATGTAACGAACAAGGAAGTAAAATGATATAACTCGACCTTTGTCTATATCAAAACAAAGTATGTAATTCCATGGCAACtcacttaatatatttaaaaaatgactttacCTTCTCTGTGTCCATACCTTGTCCCAGAGACACGTTTACATTTGTGAGGTACAGTGACAGCTCAGCCATGTCTTCTTCTCACCTTCTGTTGCTTTCTTCGAGCTCTTCCTCCTAGCAGCGCCAAGCAGGAAGTGACGTCACATGTAAACAATTTCTATTTACATAGATTATTACACTAGAAAACGTAGTAAAACACGTTATTACAAAAGAcctataaaacatatatacaaattCATATTGAACGTTATTTTTATCCAAGCTGTCTCCAGTCTGTTGAATGCAGTGGATTTCAGCTGTGTTTCAGTGTAGTTTGTAGTAGCATGTGAGTGAGGCCCTCTCATTTTGCAGTTTTAGTAGTAcaataattttgaaaacagcttaaGTATGATTCCATATCTAGCTCTATATAAACCTATAAAATGTAGCCTCTTCTGGAGTATTCGCAACAAAACACATTATAGTTCTATACTATAGTTTGTAGAACTATTACATCCCACTGCATCTTTTATTCTTTCACcctttaattcaaatattttcttctttcatctcttaatgtgtcattaaaaacacaaatagtaATAGCCTAATTCATAATTCCTTAAAAGTCTGattatttatgcaaatatgaGGCTCagtttgttcagtgtatattcacacaaaataaataccaAGACTGATTTCTCTTTCCTCGCCCAGATCAAGTCCAATCAAAAAATAATGTCTTTCTGTTGTTTGCACTCGTCAGTAGTGTTTTTTTCATccagtctggatgtcctgtacagagcacattcagggcttttaaGAGGTATCAAATGTTTTGGAGGTTTGATCATAAACACTCCCTTTCCTTTgtcttttaaaatgactgataCTGACAGTATGATCAAATTTAGCACTCTTAGGGaaatatgataatgttttgtaattatcatttaaattggactaattttcaaattatttgtCGTACAcaaacatctcagaaaaatgcTATGCAGTTTCAAATCGGAATATGACTTTTTGTTACGAAACAGGGCACAATTTTCATACACGTcatctgtagaggacaccaggacaaacATCATATTAATCAGACATTTGGGGAAAGAACAGAGAAAGAAATTCtagatcaatattcctatgaaatattacatattttaatgaaaagttattactcccattataacACTTCcttttttcattatgttttattcccaagaacacattaatatgcaaattagatgcaatGTTTAGATACATTGTATAGAATGGGAATACCAATCTATGGACATTTCACACATATTGCatgaagtaaaataatatatcaaatcattctgttatatctttTTATAACATAGTTAAGAATCATCTTTGTACAAAGTTTGGTCAAAAACAGCCTGAAACCTAAACATTGCCTAAAACAATGTTTAGGTTTCAgcttaaaacattgtttttgcctatacatgcCTTTTAAACTGGTGTCCTCTACAAAGGACATAgaataaatgaaatgatgaaatatattttgtttttttctcaatttgtttcttatgctccaaccaatgcaatgacataaaaaaacaacaaaattcaccaaacttttttttatggttcTAAGGGGATTGTAACGTGCACATATTTGATTGATAAAAGCGTCTGAAAGAGATGAGAAATTGGTGCCGTGGTTAAAAGGACAATTCTTGCGCCCTCTTTCGGCCACTCGTTGTATGgcaaaaataagacattttcgGAAGGAACCACTGCAACCACTTATTTGACTACAAGTGTACTACACGAATTAAACAGTCAAATTAATATTACCAGACACTAGTTGTGTCTAATACTATCTaaatttcaatattatatatttacatctcATTTTTCGCTCAGCACGTGCACATCATCTACTGATAAATTTCTCGCCGCCCCTATTAGGAAAACGAAAGTGGTCTGATCCAGTAGTATTGAAAGCAAAGCTCATCGCGCAGTTGTTTGTTTTCGCTCAGCGCAGAAGCAGGGCGCAGAGGAGGGGCGCGGGGTTGTGAAAAGCTTGCGTTTTTAATCTTCATTGCTTTTTTCCAGCCTCCTG
The sequence above is drawn from the Cyprinus carpio isolate SPL01 chromosome A17, ASM1834038v1, whole genome shotgun sequence genome and encodes:
- the LOC109074724 gene encoding protein FAM177A1-like; the protein is MAELSLYLTNVNVSLGQGMDTEKSSTVEKEYENVELGDLGKKKPKIPRRTIYFASGETMEEYSTDEEEEEEPEKAKTLSKGDPSKLTWGPYVWFQMWRVATSTISVCDYLGEKMASLLGITTPKYQYAIDEYYRMKKEEEEEEEENRLSEEAERRFEEQHNQEGQQPKTEQPEGTASFVNVTFELEQESHAIPDANKVPAPIPS